The following coding sequences are from one Tubulanus polymorphus chromosome 12, tnTubPoly1.2, whole genome shotgun sequence window:
- the LOC141913966 gene encoding N-lysine methyltransferase KMT5A-like has translation MDVRKNKRVNPQKMAVKYFFENCDPPGFCIEQFEGKGRGVVTVQERKCGDFLLNYVGDLVSENVGSIREDLLSSGFRFFFQWKGKKFCIDASDEPVDGPILGRLINHGDKKQINSKMKVLETDDGKPFLALFATKDLKKHQELLYDYGLDSYPWEKNIIHPWLKLASMKDHPCPRILV, from the exons ATGGATGTAAGGAAAAATAAG CGAGTGAATCCCCAGAAGATGgcagtgaaatatttctttgagaACTGTGATCCACCTGGATTCTGTATTGAGCAATTTGAAGGAAAAG GAAGGGGAGTTGTTACAGTTCAAGAGCGAAAATGTGGTGATTTCCTTCTAAATTATGTCGGGGATCTTGTGTCTGAGAATGTGGGCTCCATCAGAGAAGACCTATTGTCATCTGGCttccgatttttttttcaatggaaGGGAAAAAAGTTTTG CATTGACGCTTCCGATGAGCCAGTTGATGGGCCTATTCTTGGGAGGCTCATTAATCATGGTGATAAGAAACAAATCAATTCGAAGATGAAGGTATTGGAGACTGATGATGGCAAACCTTTTCTTGCTTTATTTGCTACGAAGGATTTGAAAAAACATCAAGAATTGTTGTATGATTATGGCTTGGATAGTTATCCTTGGGAAAAGAAT ATAATTCATCCGTGGTTGAAGCTTGCATCAATGAAGGATCATCCATGCCCAAGAATCTTGGTATAG
- the LOC141913845 gene encoding zinc finger SWIM domain-containing protein 3-like — MARSSTSSGIFKVGDKFSSFDDVLAAIKLFEDEQLMSYWRRHTRLLDGAPKSTPKTNENAIKYYQVYYHCLKGGKKHKTCSKGLRPNQKTFRQDCESCVHFRASKDGQHLVVTYLNTTHNHECTEGAYAFIPKCRKLDEKETIEVNNILKTRPNKKILQDHIRSISGKKLTLRDIQNLQKRLKGTPGDLEEILNSLISERDATVEVVSDDTDMLRAIYYQDNIMKKKFNKYPELLIADATYKLNNLRMPVFLQIVVDGNGESEIVSVFLIVSEDQGTLEMLLEIFKKHNPAWTRTKTVLTDKDMTERAVFKNLMPDVRLQLCLFHVLKSMRREIHCEKMGIRIGEKNACLEIIQKIAYSKNEEEYTSNVDKLNNTRIQPVIDYYRHSWHDIRSEWVLGLKQSCHYGNNTSNRIESINQKLKQVVARFSNLENFFHDLKLVIACLRQERDSRIANVITKRLVHSHPAGSPAAMYMDLLTPVAYQLVIDQISLASKVRFQDVADNPVFVEMRTSHGVAMVSCETCTCKYVEFNSLPCRHIFALRRKRNHHLYTDTSVAERWKIRCYIDHSLQQYNCTTENVNDAEIPITQLGQQRRKTALSQPQKYKAAFGVAQRLATLASEGSMTKYKQRIKVLRDLVALWEQDSQAVAIEIDREEESSNVRSTERSVVSASSGSSCSIQRQQPSVVSASSGSSCSIQRQQPSVVSASSGSSSCSIQRQQPSVVSVSSGSSCSIQRQQPSVVSASSGSSCSIQRQQPSVVSASSGMIAVVFNDRYHR; from the exons ATGGCGCGTTCTTCAACTTCGTCGGGGATTTTCAAAGTTGGAGACAAATTTTCGTCTTTTGACGATGTTTTGGCTGCTATAAAGTTGTTCGAAGATGAGCAACTTATGTCGTATTGGCGACGTCACACTCGTTTACTGGATGGCGCACCAAAGAGTACACCAAAGACAAATGAGAACGCTATAAAATACTATCAAGTATATTATCACTGTTTGAAAGGGGGAAAGAAACACAAGACATGCAGCAAGGGCTTGAGACCAAACCAGAA GACATTCCGTCAAGATTGTGAATCATGTGTTCACTTCCGCGCTTCAAAGGATGGACAACATCTTGTGGTGACATATCTGAATACTACACATAACCATGAATGCACAGAGGGGGCATATGCTTTTATCCCTAAGTGTCGGAAATTAGATGAAAAAGAGACAATCGAAGTTAACAATATTCTAAAGACCAGACCGAACAAAAAAATCTTACAAGATCACATCAGGAGCATTTCTGGCAAGAAGTTAACTTTGCGTGATATTCAAAACCTACAGAAAAGATTAAAGGGGACGCCAGGTGACTTAGAAGAGATTTTAAACAGTCTCATTTCTGAAAGAG ACGCTACGGTAGAAGTCGTCAGTGATGATACCGATATGCTTCGCGCGATATATTATCAGGATAatatcatgaaaaagaaattcaacaaGTATCCAGAACTATTGATAGCAGATGCTACTTACAAGCTTAATAATCTACGAATGCCAGTTTTTCTACAAATAGTGGTTGACGGAAATGGAGAAAGTGAGATAGTGTCAGTTTTTTTGATCGTCAGCGAAGATCAGGGAACGTTAGAGATGTTGCTTGAGATATTTAAGAAACATAACCCTGCCTGGACAAGAACAAAAACTGTTCTTACCGATAAGGACATGACAGAGCGTGCCGTGTTTAAAAATCTGATGCCTGATGTTAGGTTACAGCTGTGTTTGTTTCATGTCCTCAAATCAATGCGAAGAGAAATACATTGTGAGAAAATGGGCATCCGCATCGGAGAGAAAAATGCTTGtctagaaataattcaaaaaattgcgtattcaaaaaatgaagaagaatATACGAGCAACGTAGACAAACTCAATAATACTCGAATACAGCCCGTTATCGACTATTACAGACATTCTTGGCATGATATCAGATCTGAATGGGTGTTAGGTCTGAAGCAATCCTGTCATTATGGCAATAATACATCTAACAGAATTGAAAGCATAAACCAAAAACTGAAGCAGGTTGTGGCGCGATTTTCGAATTTAGAGAATTTCTTTCATGATCTCAAGCTTGTAATTGCTTGTCTGAGACAGGAACGCGACAGTCGTATTGCAAATGTAATCACCAAGCGTTTGGTTCATTCACATCCCGCCGGTTCACCAGCAGCCATGTACATGGACCTTCTGACACCTGTTGCGTATCAGCTTGTGATTGATCAAATCAGCTTGGCATCAAAAGTCAGATTCCAAGATGTTGCAGATAATCCCGTATTTGTCGAAATGCGCACATCACATGGAGTTGCAATGGTATCCTGTGAAACATGTACATGCAAGTATGTGGAATTCAATTCATTACCATGTCGACATATTTTCGCACTTCGCCGGAAGAGAAATCATCATCTATATACCGATACCAGTGTTGCCGAGCGTTGGAAGATAAGATGTTATATAGATCACAGTCTACAGCAGTATAATTGTACGACGGAAAATGTCAATGATGCTGAGATACCTATTACACAACTTGGTCAACAACGTCGTAAGACGGCTTTGTCCCAACCACAGAAATATAAAGCTGCATTTGGTGTTGCTCAACGTCTCGCTACACTCGCAAGTGAAGGTTCGATGACCAAATATAAACAACGCATAAAGGTGCTACGTGATCTTGTTGCACTGTGGGAACAAGATAGTCAAGCTGTAGCCATTGAAATTGATCGTGAAGAG GAAAGCAGCAACGTTCGTTCTACAGAAAGATCAGTCGTTTCTGCGTCGTCCGGTAGTAGTTGTAGTATTCAACGACAACAGCCGTCAGTCGTTTCTGCGTCGTCCGGTAGTAGTTGTAGTATTCAACGACAACAGCCGTCAGTCGTTTCTGCGTCGTCCGGTAGTAGTAGCTGTAGTATTCAACGACAACAGCCGTCAGTCGTTTCTGTGTCGTCCGGTAGTAGTTGTAGTATTCAACGACAACAGCCGTCAGTCGTTTCTGCGTCGTCCGGTAGTAGTTGTAGTATTCAACGACAACAGCCGTCAGTCGTTTCTGCGTCGTCCGGTATGATAGCTGTAGTATTCAACGACAGATACCACCGTTGA